AAGGAGCATTTCTTACCGGCTTCGGTCGGTCAGAGGCCAGAACATCGGCGAACGTCCGATGCTGGTTGCTCATGGGTGGAACGTTGATTATTCGGCATACTCGGTCGGGTTCTCTTCCCAGTACTGCTCTTCGGAGCGTGGAACGGTTGAGGGTTTGGCGGGGATGTCGGGCGCGCTGTTGGGTGTCTGAGGGTGCGAGCGTTGCTCGTCCTTCGGGTTGCCGGCCCCAGTGAACTCGCTGTTGCTCAGCGGGGTGGTGGGTGGCTGGTCGTTGCTTGAGAACTGCACAGTGGACGCGAGCATCTGTGGCCAAGTTTTTAAGGGCGCACGGTGGATGCCTTGGCACCAGGAACCGATGAAGGACGTGGGAGGCCACGATAGGCCCCGGGGAGCTGTCAACCGAGCTTTGATCCGGGGGTGTCCGAATGGGGAAACCCGGCAGTCGTCATGGACTGTCACCCGCTGCTGAACACATAGGCAGTGTGGAGGGAACGAGGGGAAGTGAAACATCTCAGTACCCTCAGGAAGAGAAAACAACCGTGATTCCGGGAGTAGTGGCGAGCGAAACCGGATGAGGCCAAACCGTATGTGTGTGAGACCCGGCAGGGGTTGCGCATGCGGGGTTGTGGGATTTCTTTTGACCAATCTGCCGGTTGGTCGGCGAGTCAGAAACCGTTGATGTAGGCGAAGGGCATGCGAAAGGCCCGGCGTAGAGGGTAAGACCCCCGTAGCTGAAACATCAGCGGCTCGTTTGAGTTATTCCCAAGTAGCACGGGGCCCGAGAAATCCCGTGTGAATCTGGCGGGACCACCCGCTAAGCCTAAATATTCCCTGGTGACCGATAGCGGATAGTACCGTGAGGGAATGGTGAAAAGTACCGCGGGAGCGGAGTGAAATAGTACCTGAAACCGTGTGCCTACAAGCCGTGGGAGCGTCGGAGTGTGTTTACACATTCTCGTGACTGCGTGCCTTTTGAAGAATGAGCCTGCGAGTTTGCGGTGTGTTGCGAGGTTAACCCGTGTGGGGAAGCCGTAGCGAAAGCGAGTCCGAATAGGGCGTTGGAGTAGCACGCTCAAGACCCGAAGCGGAGTGATCTAGCCATGGGCAGGTTGAAGCGGAGGTAAGACTTCGTGGAGGACCGAACCCACCAGGGTTGAAAACCTGGGGGATGACCTGTGGTTAGGGGTGAAAGGCCAATCAAACTCCGTGATAGCTGGTTCTCCCCGAAATGCATTTAGGTGCAGCGTCGTGTGTTTCTTGCCGGAGGTAGAGCACTGGATAGGCGATGGGCCCTACCGGGTTACTGACCTTAGCCAAACTCCGAATGCCGGTAAGTGAGAGCGCGGCAGTGAGACTGTGGGGGATAAGCTCCATGGTCGAGAGGGAAACAGCCCAGAGCATCGACTAAGGCCCCTAAGCGTACGCTAAGTGGGAAAGGATGTGGAGTCGCAGAGACAACCAGGAGGTTGGCTTAGAAGCAGCCACCCTTGAAAGAGTGCGTAATAGCTCACTGGTCAAGTGATTCCGCGCCGACAATGTAGCGGGGCTCAAGCGTACCGCCGAAGTCGTGTCATTGCAGTATGTACTCCTAACGGGGACTGTGATGGGTAGGGGAGCGTCGTGTGCCGGGTGAAGCAGCCGCGGAAGCGAGTTGTGGACGGTTCACGAGTGAGAATGCAGGCATGAGTAGCGATACACACGTGGGAAACGTGTGCGCCGATTGACTAAGGGTTCCTGGGTCAAGCTGATCTGCCCAGGGTAAGTCGGGACCTAAGGCGAGGCCGACAGGCGTAGTCGATGGACAACCGGTTGATATTCCGGTACCCGCTTTGAAGCGCCCAATATCGAATCCATTAATGCTAAGGCCGTGAAGCCGTCGGGTGCGTCTTCGGACAATCTCGGAGTGGTGGAGCCGCTGATCCAAGGTGGTAGTAGGTAAGTGATGGGGTGACGCAGGAAGGTAGTCCAGCCCGGGCGGTGGTTGTCCCGGGGTAAGGGTGTAGCCCGAGAGATAGGCAAATCCGTCTCTTGTCGAGGGTGAGACCTGATGCCGAGCCGATTGTGGTGAAGTGGATGATCCTATGCTGTCGAGAAAAGCCTCTAGCGAGTTTCATGGCGGCCCGTACCCTAAACCGACTCAGGTGGTCAGGTAGAGAATACCGAGGCGTTCGGGTGAACTATGGTTAAGGAACTCGGCAAAATGCCCCCGTAACTTCGGGAGAAGGGGGGCCACGTCTGGTGATCCGATTTACTCGGTGAGCTGGGGGTGGCCGCAGAGACCAGCGAGAAGCGACTGTTTACTAAAAACACAGGTCCGTGCGAAGCCGTAAGGCGATGTATACGGACTGACGCCTGCCCGGTGCTGGAACGTTAAGGGGACCGGTTAGCTCCATTTCGGTGGGGCGAAGCTGAGAACTTAAGCGCCAGTAAACGGCGGTGGTAACTATAACCATCCTAAGGTAGCGAAATTCCTTGTCGGGTAAGTTCCGACCTGCACGAATGGCGTAACGACTTCTCGACTGTCTCAACCATAGGCCCGGTGAAATTGCACTACGAGTAAAGATGCTCGTTTCGCGCAGCAGGACGGAAAGACCCCGGGACCTTTACTACAGTTTGATATTGGTGTTCGGTTCGGCTTGTGTAGGATAGGTGGGAGACTTTGAAGCGGCCACGCCAGTGGTTGTGGAGTCGTCGTTGAAATACCACTCTGGTCGTGCTGGATGTCTAACCTGGGTCCGTGATCCGGATCAGGGACAGTGTCTGATGGGTAGTTTAACTGGGGCGGTTGCCTCCTAAAGGGTAACGGAGGCGCCCAAAGGTTCCCTCAGCCTGGTTGGCAATCAGGTGTTGAGTGTAAGTGCACAAGGGAGCTTGACTGTGAGACCGACGGGTCGAGCAGGGACGAAAGTCGGGACTAGTGATCCGGCGGTGGCTTGTGGAAGCGCCGTCGCTCAACGGATAAAAGGTACCCCGGGGATAACAGGCTGATCTTCCCCAAGAGTCCATATCGACGGGATGGTTTGGCACCTCGATGTCGGCTCGTCGCATCCTGGGGCTGGAGTCGGTCCCAAGGGTTGGGCTGTTCGCCCATTAAAGCGGTACGCGAGCTGGGTTTAGAACGTCGTGAGACAGTTCGGTCCCTATCCGCTGTGCGCGTAGGAGTCTTGAGAAGGGCTGTCCCTAGTACGAGAGGACCGGGACGGACGAACCTCTGGTGTGCCAGTTGTCCTGCCAAGGGCATGGCTGGTTGGCTACGTTCGGGAGGGATAACCGCTGAAAGCATCTAAGCGGGAAGCCTGCTTCGAGATGAGGACTCCCACCCACTTGATGGGGTAAGGCTCCCAGTAGACGACTGGGTTGATAGGCCGGATATGGAAGCACGGTAACGTGTGGAGTTGACCGGTACTAATAGGCCGAGGGCTTGTCCTCAGTTGCTCGCGTCCACTGTGTTAGTTCTGAAGTAACGAACAGGCTGTTTGCTGGTTTGTGTTGGATATCTTCATAGTGTTTCGGTGGTCATAGCGTTAGGGAAACGCCCGGTTACATTCCGAACCCGGAAGCTAAGCCTTTCAGCGCCGATGGTACTGCAGGGGGGACCCTGTGGGAGAGTAGGACACCGCCGAACAATTCTTCAGCCTCAACCCCCGGACCATGTCCGGGGGTTGAGGCATTTCTGCGTTCAGTACCGGTGTCGGGACGTCCTGCCGATTTCGTGTTGACGAACCGCCAGGCGGGCCATGACGATCAGTGTATGGAACACGCTATTCGTGCCATCCGCGCTGATGAGTGGGAGAAGGCCAGGGACCTGCGGTTGGCCGCGCTGCAGGACCCGGTCGCTCATCTCGCCTTTCTGGAGACCTATGAGCAGGCAGCGGACCGCTCCGACGACTTCTGGCGGGAGCGTGCGAGCAGTGCAGCGGAAGGTGTGCGGGTCAAGCAGTTCATTGCCGAGGCGGCTGACGGACGCTGGGACGGCACGGTGACCGTACTGGTGGAACGGCCGGGCGAAGAGGCACGGTTCGGGGAGCAGGCGACGGTCGAGCAGACACATCTGGTCGCGGTGTTCGTCAGACCGGACGCACGGGGACACGGGCTGGCCGACGAGTTGTTCCGGGCGGCCGTCGACTGGTCGTGGAGCCTCGATGACCCGCGGATCAAGCGTGTGCGGCTGTATGTGCACGAGGACAACGTCCGTGCTGAGGCCTTCTACCGGCGGATCGGCTTCGTGCCCAGCGGCGGGAAGTCTCCGGTACCGGGCGACGACACGGCCATGGAAGTGGAGTACGAGCTGCCTCGTGGTGGTGGGCTCAGCAGCCGCTGAGCCATCGGTCGGCGGCCGGCCAGTGGGCCCGGCCCTGTTCGCGGGAGCGGAGCAGGGCGAACGCCGGCATGCCCTGGCCTGCACCGGTGGCCAGTAGCTCGGGCAGCAGCGGTAGCGGGGCCACCGCGGCGACGTCGTCAAGCACAAGGGTGAGTGGTGGGTCGAGCCGACCGTCGGATGACCGTGCGGCCATGCGGCGGCCGTGCTCGACCACGCTCGAGGTGACGGCGGTCAGCAGAGGCATTGCTCCGGGGTGGGTGCGGGGATCCTCGATGGGTTCACCCACCACATAGAGACTGCCCCCCTCGACCACAAATGATTCCAGCGCGAGCGAATCTGCTCGATTTGGTGTGCAGGCTTCTCGGATATGGATCGAAGTCATACATGCGAGTGCTCGCGCCGTCAGTTCCTGGGCCAGCTCACGGCGCTCGGGGTACGCGGTGAGCGCCGACTCCAGCAGACCGGCGAGACCGGACGCGGCTTTGGGGTGCGCACGCAGGATGCGTACAGGCTCATGGGCGTTGTTGCCCTGCGCCCAGCGGTGGACCTGCTTGAACGCCCTGCCATCCACGGCGGCGGCGTGCAGCCAGCAGCGCAGGAGCGTTTCCGCTGTTTCGGCCATCGCCGCGTCGATGCGGGCGGGCGGGCGTACCGGGACGAGCAGGGCCGCCGCACGTGTTGCGGCTGTGTCGGCGTCTTCGCAGCCCGTGGTGGGAGACCAGTGGAGGCGGCCAGGGGTGTCGCAGAGGTGGCCGGGGTCGTAGACGAGGACGGAACCGAGCTTGGCGCGGGTGTCCTTGGTCTCGGACCACACGGTGGGGTCGGAGGTGACGACGAGTACCGGTCCTCGGGCGTCGAGGACGGCTTGGACGGCGGCGGGCCGGCGGGCGGCGGGGCCGCCGTAGAGGACGCGTCGCACGTCGTTCCGGGGCTCAGGGGCGTCGAGGCTGAGCAGGGCTGAGCCGGGCTCCGCGCGTTCGTGCGGAACGGTGCCGGCTCGCGGCGCGGGGACTGGCTGCTCCTGGATCTGGGTTTGCTCCTGGACCTGGGCTTGAGCCAGGGACTCGGCCTGAGCCAGGGGCTGGACCTCCGGGACCGAGACCGTGGGGGCGGTGACCATGAGGGGCTTCGTACGCCTCGCCGTCCGTACTGCCCGCAGGCGGGCCAGTGTCCCGAGCACAAACACGGTGAGTACCACCAGGACCATCAACTCGCCGATGAACAGGCCCCAGAACAGCCCGTATCCGGAGAGCTGACCCGCCGGGGTGTCCGGCCAAGCCCCGGCCAGGTCGTGCGG
This DNA window, taken from Streptomyces sp. SCSIO 30461, encodes the following:
- a CDS encoding GNAT family N-acetyltransferase, producing the protein MEHAIRAIRADEWEKARDLRLAALQDPVAHLAFLETYEQAADRSDDFWRERASSAAEGVRVKQFIAEAADGRWDGTVTVLVERPGEEARFGEQATVEQTHLVAVFVRPDARGHGLADELFRAAVDWSWSLDDPRIKRVRLYVHEDNVRAEAFYRRIGFVPSGGKSPVPGDDTAMEVEYELPRGGGLSSR
- a CDS encoding TraM recognition domain-containing protein; translation: MPRELPRHGERHEERHREGGVPDGLLVGLLAFLIGVTLLVWTATGLAGLIARGAWPDGVAFTRTPVAIRALLSQPHDLAGAWPDTPAGQLSGYGLFWGLFIGELMVLVVLTVFVLGTLARLRAVRTARRTKPLMVTAPTVSVPEVQPLAQAESLAQAQVQEQTQIQEQPVPAPRAGTVPHERAEPGSALLSLDAPEPRNDVRRVLYGGPAARRPAAVQAVLDARGPVLVVTSDPTVWSETKDTRAKLGSVLVYDPGHLCDTPGRLHWSPTTGCEDADTAATRAAALLVPVRPPARIDAAMAETAETLLRCWLHAAAVDGRAFKQVHRWAQGNNAHEPVRILRAHPKAASGLAGLLESALTAYPERRELAQELTARALACMTSIHIREACTPNRADSLALESFVVEGGSLYVVGEPIEDPRTHPGAMPLLTAVTSSVVEHGRRMAARSSDGRLDPPLTLVLDDVAAVAPLPLLPELLATGAGQGMPAFALLRSREQGRAHWPAADRWLSGC